A genomic segment from Geitlerinema sp. PCC 7407 encodes:
- a CDS encoding polysaccharide pyruvyl transferase family protein, with amino-acid sequence MIGSSQAITICGFYGNHNLGDEAMLSGLLTLLPDSDPVTVFSDDPADTAQRYGVSAIARQGRRAAFGRWRQLLGSRAFVLGGGDLLRDSQQSSIAQRWLQPMQRAIALGRPTLALGLSVGEIFRPESEALIPAVLNRVNLVAVRDRASQAKLQALGVRQPVQVMSDLALAALSGQPAPLPQVGRSPHLGISVRHLARRGPSVDPHLGPTLLKELAAVTDALVERYDAVVHFLPLRTHSQHYHPWDDDYVATLQLLQYSRHSARCVVHRSFPRLEDLTRLLSSLDGVIGMRLHSLILAAGQGVPVVGLAYDPKVSGFMAEIDQSHRTLPLEAVEQAAVLAQVDDLLRDRAAARESVWQGIQRYRQPMASVEAAIAQVLGGAR; translated from the coding sequence ATGATCGGTTCATCCCAAGCCATTACCATTTGCGGCTTCTACGGCAACCACAATCTGGGCGATGAGGCCATGCTGAGCGGGCTGCTCACGCTGCTGCCCGACTCTGACCCCGTCACGGTGTTCTCGGACGACCCGGCGGACACGGCCCAGCGCTACGGCGTCTCGGCGATCGCCCGTCAGGGTCGCCGCGCGGCTTTCGGGCGCTGGCGTCAGCTGCTGGGCAGTCGGGCTTTCGTGCTGGGGGGCGGCGACCTGCTGCGCGATAGTCAGCAGAGCTCCATCGCCCAGCGCTGGCTCCAGCCCATGCAGCGGGCGATCGCCCTGGGGCGGCCCACCCTGGCCCTGGGCCTCAGCGTCGGGGAAATTTTCCGGCCCGAGAGCGAGGCGCTGATTCCTGCCGTCCTCAACCGCGTCAACCTGGTGGCGGTGCGCGATCGCGCTTCCCAGGCCAAGCTCCAGGCCCTCGGCGTCCGTCAGCCGGTCCAGGTGATGAGCGACTTGGCCCTAGCGGCCCTGTCCGGCCAGCCCGCTCCCCTGCCTCAGGTGGGGCGATCGCCCCACCTGGGCATTTCGGTGCGCCACCTGGCCCGCCGCGGCCCCTCGGTGGACCCGCACCTCGGCCCCACCCTGCTCAAGGAGCTGGCCGCCGTCACCGATGCGCTGGTGGAGCGCTACGACGCCGTGGTGCATTTCCTGCCCCTGCGCACCCACTCCCAGCACTATCACCCCTGGGACGATGACTACGTGGCTACCCTGCAACTGCTCCAGTACAGCCGCCACTCGGCCCGCTGCGTGGTCCACCGCAGCTTTCCGCGCCTGGAGGACTTGACCCGGCTGCTGTCGAGCCTGGACGGGGTGATCGGCATGCGGCTGCACTCGCTGATTTTGGCGGCGGGGCAAGGGGTGCCGGTGGTGGGCCTAGCCTACGACCCCAAGGTGAGCGGCTTCATGGCCGAAATCGACCAGAGCCATCGCACCTTGCCCCTGGAGGCGGTGGAGCAGGCCGCCGTTTTGGCCCAGGTGGACGACCTTTTACGCGATCGCGCGGCGGCGCGGGAGTCCGTCTGGCAAGGAATCCAGCGCTACCGCCAGCCCATGGCCTCGGTGGAAGCAGCGATCGCCCAAGTTCTGGGAGGTGCCCGATGA
- a CDS encoding glycosyltransferase: MKLPLSAIARPADPASPQALTVLTPSFESAGNPYLSCLWGAVRRQGVTVQPYEPRRPIAELKADPRRGDILHLHWIQGFCKYDPARPLASWRLLLGSLRNLRYLQSQGVSIVWTVHNSRSHDVAFPWPEELFRWALAHLCDDVLVMSEYGRQELGEKYGRWKRVHCVPHGHYIGAYPHTLSRDEARSRLGLRPQQRVLLHLGHIKPYKGVDELLRCFRAIDDPEAVLVIAGACDGALGEAIAAEAAADPRVRLHLDFVEDAAVQLYLEAADWVVLPYRRILNSGSALLALSFGRPVVVPQRGALPELITDGEQGLCYDQDADLGVALRRALMTPRDRWQQYCARAEAQARRYDWEPIGAQLHEIYRQAIAHRRARR; encoded by the coding sequence ATGAAGCTGCCCCTCTCGGCGATCGCCCGCCCAGCCGATCCAGCCTCACCCCAAGCCCTGACAGTGCTTACCCCCAGCTTCGAGTCGGCAGGCAACCCCTACCTAAGTTGTCTGTGGGGCGCGGTGCGCCGCCAGGGCGTCACCGTGCAGCCCTACGAGCCCCGCCGGCCGATCGCAGAACTCAAAGCAGACCCTCGCCGGGGGGACATCCTGCACTTGCACTGGATTCAGGGCTTTTGCAAATACGACCCCGCCCGGCCCCTCGCTTCCTGGCGACTGCTGCTGGGCAGCCTCCGCAATCTGCGCTATCTCCAGAGCCAGGGCGTGAGCATCGTGTGGACGGTCCACAACTCCCGCTCCCACGACGTCGCCTTTCCCTGGCCGGAGGAGCTATTTCGGTGGGCTCTGGCCCACCTGTGCGATGACGTGCTGGTGATGAGCGAGTACGGCCGCCAGGAGCTGGGCGAGAAGTACGGCCGCTGGAAGCGGGTCCACTGCGTGCCCCACGGCCACTACATCGGGGCCTATCCCCACACCCTCAGCCGAGACGAGGCGCGATCGCGCCTGGGGCTGCGGCCCCAGCAGCGGGTGCTGCTCCACCTGGGCCACATCAAGCCCTACAAAGGCGTGGACGAGCTGCTGCGCTGCTTTCGGGCCATCGACGATCCGGAGGCGGTGCTGGTGATCGCGGGGGCCTGTGACGGTGCCTTGGGCGAGGCGATCGCCGCCGAAGCCGCCGCTGATCCGCGGGTGCGCCTGCACCTGGACTTTGTGGAGGATGCGGCGGTGCAGCTGTACCTCGAGGCGGCGGACTGGGTGGTGCTGCCCTACCGCCGGATTCTCAACTCGGGCTCGGCGCTGCTGGCCCTGTCCTTTGGCCGGCCGGTGGTGGTGCCCCAGCGCGGCGCGCTGCCGGAGCTGATTACCGATGGCGAGCAGGGCCTCTGCTATGACCAAGACGCCGATCTAGGCGTGGCCCTGCGGCGGGCGCTGATGACGCCGCGCGATCGCTGGCAGCAGTACTGCGCCCGGGCCGAAGCCCAAGCCCGCCGCTACGACTGGGAGCCCATCGGTGCCCAGCTCCACGAGATCTACCGGCAGGCGATCGCCCACCGCCGAGCCCGACGTTGA
- a CDS encoding glycosyltransferase, which produces MTKLLFVNPPPFFPDSSGGAQRSAMFLFEQLQQRGWQIEVLCGLSLRSPYFRRGALKALGQLRSPFGPFLDHDLGYPAWRQPTKFADEARWQQILDQRLDAFQPDAVLSQFQVHCPLLSRAAQRGFPSFYFARNLYLIDDTTVIPEAFHLIANAPHTAEGLARVTDRPIEVILPFVHPDRYRVSDHQRRYVTFINPVPEKGVDIALEVARQLPDQEFLFVKGKWSERRDDYLESLLAPARSLPNVTIWENQADMRTVYRVTRTLLAPSQFIETFGRVILEAQINGIPVVAAQRGGIPYTVGDGGFLADPYNDPAPYIEALRTLQDPQVYSDRAARALANAQRPEFDPQQQVERFIRTVTANLSASAPGRSPIPVSR; this is translated from the coding sequence ATGACCAAACTGCTTTTTGTCAATCCACCCCCGTTTTTTCCCGACTCCTCTGGCGGTGCCCAGCGATCGGCGATGTTTCTGTTTGAGCAGCTCCAGCAGCGGGGCTGGCAAATCGAGGTGCTGTGCGGCCTCTCCCTGCGATCGCCCTATTTCCGGCGGGGCGCGCTCAAAGCCCTCGGCCAGCTGCGATCGCCCTTCGGCCCGTTTCTCGACCACGACCTGGGCTACCCCGCCTGGCGCCAGCCCACCAAGTTCGCCGATGAGGCGCGCTGGCAGCAGATTCTCGACCAGCGGCTGGACGCCTTCCAGCCCGACGCCGTGCTGAGCCAGTTTCAGGTCCACTGCCCCCTGCTCAGCCGCGCTGCCCAGCGGGGCTTTCCCAGCTTCTACTTCGCCCGCAACCTTTACCTCATCGACGACACCACGGTCATTCCAGAAGCCTTTCACCTGATCGCCAACGCGCCCCACACCGCCGAGGGCCTGGCCCGGGTCACCGACCGGCCCATCGAGGTGATTTTGCCCTTTGTCCATCCGGACCGCTACCGGGTCAGCGACCACCAGCGCCGCTACGTTACCTTCATCAATCCGGTGCCCGAAAAAGGGGTAGACATCGCCCTGGAGGTCGCCCGCCAGCTGCCGGACCAGGAATTTTTGTTTGTCAAGGGCAAATGGTCGGAGCGGCGCGACGACTACCTCGAGAGCCTACTGGCACCGGCGCGATCGCTCCCCAACGTGACGATCTGGGAAAACCAGGCCGACATGCGCACGGTGTACCGAGTGACCCGCACCCTGCTGGCCCCGTCCCAGTTCATCGAGACCTTTGGCCGGGTGATTCTAGAAGCGCAGATCAACGGCATTCCGGTGGTGGCAGCCCAGCGGGGCGGCATTCCCTACACCGTGGGCGACGGGGGCTTTTTGGCCGATCCCTACAACGACCCAGCGCCCTATATCGAGGCCCTGCGCACCCTCCAAGATCCCCAGGTTTACAGCGATCGCGCGGCCCGAGCCCTCGCCAATGCCCAGCGGCCCGAGTTTGACCCCCAGCAGCAGGTCGAGCGGTTCATTCGCACTGTGACCGCCAACCTGAGCGCCAGCGCGCCCGGGCGATCGCCCATTCCGGTTTCTCGCTAG
- a CDS encoding glycosyltransferase: MVKVSVIIPTYNALAYLPQTIDSVRQQTFSDWEILLVDDGSTDGTAAWAEALGEPRLRYLSQPNQGCATARNRGLDHAQGEYVAFLDSDDLWHPTKLARQVAYLDSHPERGWVHTWVLNTDAEGRLTQHLLASDLEGFVWPQIAEENLVFCGSSPLLRRSCFETVGQFDPALKSAEDWDMWVRIATRYSLGVIREPLTFYRQRPSSKSNRLAFHLEHRLRVIDKSLGDLGPEFEDLRQRAKGRAYLSVAWKPLLTEDYDQALALRRQALAYYPGLRFSRNYVRLGLIVRGRQWLGRAGYEQVLGAWRSLRRWGRSPHSHESAPTAPATAQPASK; encoded by the coding sequence ATGGTCAAAGTTTCGGTCATCATTCCCACCTACAACGCCCTCGCCTATCTGCCCCAGACGATAGACAGCGTGCGCCAGCAAACCTTCAGCGACTGGGAAATCTTGCTGGTGGATGACGGCAGTACCGATGGCACTGCTGCCTGGGCCGAGGCCCTGGGCGAGCCGCGTCTACGCTATCTGTCCCAGCCAAATCAAGGCTGCGCCACCGCCCGCAACCGGGGCCTAGACCATGCCCAGGGCGAGTATGTGGCGTTTTTGGACTCCGACGATCTGTGGCACCCCACCAAGCTCGCGCGCCAGGTGGCCTACCTAGATAGCCATCCGGAGCGGGGCTGGGTGCACACCTGGGTGCTCAACACGGACGCCGAAGGCCGCCTCACTCAGCACCTGCTGGCCTCCGACCTGGAGGGCTTTGTGTGGCCCCAGATCGCCGAGGAAAACCTGGTGTTTTGCGGCAGCTCTCCTCTGCTGCGGCGATCGTGCTTTGAGACGGTGGGCCAGTTTGACCCGGCGCTGAAGTCCGCCGAGGACTGGGACATGTGGGTGCGCATTGCCACGCGCTATTCCCTGGGCGTGATTCGCGAGCCCCTGACGTTTTATCGGCAGCGCCCCAGCAGCAAATCCAACCGGCTGGCCTTTCACCTGGAGCACCGTCTACGGGTGATTGACAAGAGTTTGGGCGATCTGGGTCCAGAGTTTGAGGACCTGCGCCAGCGGGCCAAGGGACGGGCCTACCTGTCTGTGGCCTGGAAGCCGCTGCTGACGGAGGACTATGACCAAGCCCTCGCTCTGCGCCGTCAGGCGCTGGCGTACTATCCAGGCCTGCGCTTTAGCCGGAACTATGTGCGGCTGGGGCTGATTGTCCGGGGGCGGCAGTGGCTGGGACGGGCGGGATACGAGCAGGTGCTGGGGGCCTGGCGATCGCTGCGGCGCTGGGGGCGATCGCCCCATTCCCACGAGAGCGCCCCCACAGCACCAGCCACAGCCCAGCCTGCCAGCAAGTAA
- a CDS encoding glycosyltransferase family 2 protein has translation MTSMPLVSVIIPTYNRPEYLREAIACVLAQTYSKVEVIVSDDASAESPADVVASFGDPRVRLRRNAQNLGIARNAMAAFQEAKGEWVASLNDDDLWHPEFLATLMPPLIAQPELVMAFCDYALVHEDGSLDPEATARKSREEKRDRLRPGIHQPCWEAVVVDQSAFVACATVLRRDAVDWEQLPVAGVFWDYFTAYLACRAGGGAYYCPQRLAMYRQSPISILRSPNPQTKIRNAQAAIACYERFGADEQLRPFWPEFRRRWAEEHTNLGIGLLRAGDRAAARPYFQQALSAQGFNLRALAAWGLSWLPERWVPALASVPNPARLLSQ, from the coding sequence ATGACTTCAATGCCTTTGGTGAGCGTGATTATTCCGACCTACAACCGCCCCGAGTATCTGCGGGAGGCGATCGCCTGCGTGCTGGCCCAGACCTACTCCAAGGTGGAGGTGATCGTCTCGGACGACGCCAGCGCCGAGAGCCCAGCAGATGTGGTGGCATCCTTTGGCGATCCGCGGGTCCGGCTGCGGCGCAATGCCCAGAACCTCGGCATCGCCCGCAACGCGATGGCGGCCTTTCAGGAGGCAAAAGGGGAATGGGTGGCCAGCCTCAATGACGACGATTTGTGGCACCCCGAGTTTTTGGCAACCCTGATGCCGCCCCTGATCGCCCAGCCCGAGCTGGTGATGGCGTTTTGTGACTACGCTCTGGTGCACGAAGACGGCAGCCTGGACCCCGAGGCCACCGCCCGCAAGAGCCGCGAGGAAAAGCGCGATCGCCTGCGGCCTGGGATTCATCAGCCCTGCTGGGAAGCGGTGGTGGTGGATCAGTCGGCCTTTGTGGCCTGCGCAACGGTGCTGCGGCGCGACGCCGTGGACTGGGAGCAGCTGCCGGTGGCAGGGGTGTTTTGGGACTATTTCACGGCCTATCTGGCCTGTCGGGCGGGCGGTGGGGCCTACTACTGTCCCCAGCGGCTGGCCATGTACCGCCAGTCTCCGATCTCGATACTTCGCAGCCCCAATCCCCAAACCAAAATTCGCAATGCCCAAGCGGCGATCGCCTGCTACGAGCGCTTTGGGGCAGACGAGCAGCTGCGGCCCTTCTGGCCAGAGTTTCGGCGGCGGTGGGCCGAGGAGCACACCAACCTCGGCATTGGCCTGCTGCGAGCGGGCGATCGCGCGGCGGCGCGGCCCTACTTCCAGCAGGCCCTGAGCGCCCAGGGCTTCAACCTGCGCGCCCTGGCGGCCTGGGGCCTGAGCTGGCTCCCGGAGCGCTGGGTCCCCGCCCTGGCCTCGGTGCCCAACCCGGCACGGCTGCTCTCCCAGTGA
- a CDS encoding acyltransferase, translated as MTVQISAGNSAIAPVRPKLTLIQAGRGLAALLVVLFHVTELSQSKLGLSFLGDRFAFGGAGIDFFFVLSGFIICYVHRGDWGQPAKLRTFLIKRFARIYPLYWLVTLAVLPVYFWSPAFGFGHERQLDVIVKSLLLIPQSHFPIVIVGWTLSHEVFFYLMFSVLIALPWRRSRVIVGLWLAASLGLFGLERFSLVEPGLWLGFLLSRHNLEFALGCGAALWVLREPVPQAESVLMAGVAMFGLAATADHAGSLAVSDVVAYGLPSGLMVLGAASCDRYRPRPVPKFFEQLGDASYSLYLVHYAGLSVLLKGAIALGLPRWGSEPVLLGITAIAVGLGFGVYALIEAPLNTLLRQVLVPSRSQAKEAQR; from the coding sequence ATGACCGTACAGATTTCGGCTGGAAATAGCGCGATCGCGCCGGTTCGGCCCAAGCTGACGCTGATTCAGGCAGGGCGAGGGCTGGCGGCTTTGCTGGTGGTTCTCTTTCACGTCACAGAGCTTAGCCAAAGCAAGCTGGGCTTGAGCTTTCTGGGCGATCGCTTTGCCTTTGGCGGCGCGGGGATCGACTTCTTTTTTGTCCTGAGCGGTTTCATCATCTGCTACGTCCATCGGGGCGACTGGGGCCAGCCAGCCAAGCTGCGCACGTTTTTGATCAAGCGGTTCGCCCGGATTTATCCCCTTTACTGGCTGGTGACCTTGGCAGTGCTGCCGGTGTATTTCTGGTCGCCGGCCTTCGGCTTTGGCCACGAGCGCCAGCTCGACGTGATCGTGAAGTCTCTGCTGCTGATTCCCCAGAGCCACTTTCCCATCGTGATTGTGGGCTGGACCCTCAGCCACGAAGTGTTTTTCTATCTGATGTTTAGTGTGCTGATTGCTCTGCCCTGGCGGCGATCGCGGGTGATTGTCGGGCTGTGGCTGGCGGCGTCTCTGGGCCTGTTTGGCCTGGAGCGCTTCAGCCTGGTGGAGCCCGGCCTGTGGCTGGGCTTTCTTTTGAGTCGGCACAATCTGGAGTTTGCCCTGGGCTGTGGGGCGGCGCTGTGGGTGCTGCGGGAGCCGGTCCCCCAAGCAGAAAGCGTGCTGATGGCAGGAGTAGCGATGTTTGGGCTGGCGGCGACGGCGGATCACGCGGGGTCCCTGGCCGTGAGCGACGTCGTCGCCTACGGCCTGCCCTCGGGGCTGATGGTGCTGGGGGCGGCCTCCTGCGATCGCTACCGGCCGCGACCGGTGCCGAAATTTTTCGAGCAATTGGGAGATGCGTCTTACTCGCTGTACCTGGTTCACTATGCCGGTTTGTCGGTGCTGCTCAAGGGGGCGATCGCCCTCGGCCTGCCGCGCTGGGGCAGTGAGCCGGTTCTCCTGGGGATTACTGCGATCGCCGTCGGGCTGGGCTTTGGGGTTTATGCCCTGATCGAGGCCCCCCTCAATACCCTGCTGCGCCAGGTGCTGGTGCCGTCTCGTTCTCAAGCCAAGGAGGCTCAGCGATGA
- a CDS encoding glycosyltransferase: MKILFLDQSGHLGGAELCLLDLVRPYPDSTVGLLADGPFRQRLEESGVNVTVLTEQALKVRKDAGWQQALSSVGALVPLAGRVARLSRDYDLIYANTQKALVVGALASALSRRPLVYHLHDILSPEHFSPLTRRLAVTLANGFAARVIANSQATREAFVAAGGDRQRVSVIYNGFALEPYQAAPNPALRAELGLGDRFVVGHFSRLSPWKGQHVLLEAIAHLPESVAALFVGDALFGETAYAQQLQDQVAALGLQDRVKFLGFRPDVIPLMQACDAVVHSSTAPEPFGRVIVEAQLCQRPAIAADAGGATELITPGETGWLVRPGATLALAAAIADCQSDPERARAIAQQASRQARQRFGLPAIQAQVAQVLTAAIAPDRRSPFPASVLKP, encoded by the coding sequence ATGAAAATCCTCTTTCTCGATCAAAGCGGGCATCTGGGCGGGGCCGAGCTGTGTCTGCTGGACCTGGTGCGGCCCTATCCCGACAGCACCGTGGGCCTGCTGGCCGACGGCCCCTTTCGCCAGCGCCTGGAGGAGTCGGGCGTCAACGTGACGGTCCTAACCGAGCAGGCCCTGAAGGTGCGCAAAGACGCTGGCTGGCAGCAGGCCCTGAGCAGCGTGGGCGCGCTGGTGCCCCTGGCGGGGCGGGTGGCCCGCCTGAGCCGAGACTACGACCTGATCTACGCCAATACCCAAAAGGCCCTGGTCGTGGGGGCGTTGGCCAGCGCCCTCAGCCGCCGCCCCCTGGTCTATCACCTCCACGACATCCTGTCGCCGGAGCACTTTAGCCCCCTGACGCGGCGGCTGGCAGTGACGCTGGCCAACGGGTTCGCGGCGCGGGTGATCGCCAACTCCCAGGCGACTCGGGAGGCCTTTGTGGCGGCCGGGGGCGATCGCCAGCGGGTCAGCGTGATCTACAACGGCTTCGCCCTGGAGCCCTACCAGGCGGCCCCCAATCCGGCGCTGCGGGCCGAGCTGGGCCTGGGCGATCGCTTTGTGGTGGGGCACTTTAGCCGCCTCTCTCCCTGGAAGGGCCAGCATGTCTTGCTGGAGGCGATCGCCCACCTGCCCGAGAGCGTGGCGGCCCTATTTGTGGGGGATGCCCTGTTTGGCGAGACGGCCTACGCCCAGCAGTTGCAGGATCAGGTGGCGGCCCTGGGCCTCCAGGACCGGGTGAAGTTCCTCGGCTTTCGGCCCGATGTGATCCCGCTGATGCAGGCCTGCGACGCGGTGGTTCACAGCTCCACGGCCCCCGAGCCCTTTGGGCGGGTGATCGTGGAGGCACAGCTGTGCCAGCGACCGGCGATCGCCGCCGATGCGGGGGGCGCCACGGAGCTGATCACCCCCGGCGAAACGGGCTGGCTGGTGCGCCCCGGCGCGACCCTGGCCCTGGCGGCGGCGATCGCCGACTGCCAGAGCGACCCCGAGCGAGCCCGGGCGATCGCCCAGCAGGCCAGCCGTCAGGCCCGCCAGCGCTTTGGGCTGCCAGCCATTCAGGCCCAGGTGGCCCAGGTGCTCACCGCCGCGATCGCCCCCGACCGGCGATCGCCCTTTCCCGCCAGCGTCCTCAAGCCCTGA
- a CDS encoding glycosyltransferase, with protein sequence MTMNPVSSVSVFLPALAGGGAERAMMHLAQGFAERGLKTDLVVAEAEGAYLSKIPAGVRLVDLQARSPVVVSKTFALQRYLQREQPEALFSALDIVSSATLARRLAGVPTQVVMCVQTNLSQQFRDHQPHTFGRVRPQLVRLMYPWADALVAASAGVAADVARMTHIPQDRVRVIYNPVVTPEVLAKTQEPVEHPWFAPGEPPVLLGVGRLVSQKDFPTLIRAFARVRKERPARLMILGEGEDRLQLEALVRSLNLEADVALPGFAENPYAYMAQASVFVLSSIFEGFGNVVAEALAAGTPVVSTDCESGPAEILENGRYGRLTPTRDPEAIARAVLQTLDEPRNSPELIARAQSFSVANITDQYLQVLADLLTQPTRQAS encoded by the coding sequence ATGACGATGAATCCTGTCTCTTCTGTCAGCGTTTTTTTGCCGGCTCTGGCGGGCGGTGGTGCCGAGCGCGCCATGATGCACCTGGCCCAGGGCTTCGCGGAGCGTGGCCTCAAAACCGATCTGGTCGTGGCGGAGGCAGAGGGCGCCTATCTCTCAAAGATCCCAGCGGGGGTGCGCCTGGTGGATCTCCAGGCGCGATCGCCCGTCGTCGTCTCCAAAACCTTTGCCCTCCAGCGCTATCTTCAGCGCGAGCAGCCCGAGGCCCTCTTTTCGGCTCTGGATATCGTGAGTTCTGCCACCTTGGCGCGGCGGCTGGCGGGGGTGCCTACCCAGGTCGTGATGTGCGTGCAGACGAACCTGTCCCAGCAGTTCCGCGATCACCAGCCCCACACCTTTGGCCGGGTGCGCCCCCAGCTGGTGCGCCTGATGTATCCCTGGGCAGATGCGCTGGTGGCGGCCTCTGCGGGCGTCGCCGCCGACGTGGCTCGGATGACCCACATTCCTCAAGATCGGGTGCGCGTGATCTACAACCCGGTGGTCACGCCGGAGGTGCTGGCCAAGACGCAGGAGCCGGTCGAGCATCCCTGGTTCGCGCCCGGGGAGCCGCCGGTCTTGCTGGGGGTCGGCCGTCTGGTCAGCCAGAAGGATTTCCCGACGCTGATTCGCGCGTTTGCGCGGGTGCGCAAGGAGCGTCCGGCCCGCCTGATGATCCTGGGTGAGGGCGAAGATCGGCTCCAGTTGGAGGCCTTGGTGCGATCGCTCAACCTGGAGGCCGATGTGGCGCTGCCCGGTTTTGCCGAAAACCCCTACGCCTACATGGCCCAGGCGTCGGTGTTTGTGCTGTCGTCGATCTTTGAGGGCTTCGGGAATGTGGTGGCGGAGGCTCTGGCCGCAGGGACGCCGGTGGTCTCGACAGACTGCGAGAGTGGCCCCGCCGAAATCCTGGAAAATGGCCGCTATGGTCGCCTGACGCCGACTCGAGATCCGGAGGCGATCGCCCGCGCTGTCCTCCAGACCCTCGACGAACCCCGCAACTCCCCAGAGCTGATCGCCCGCGCCCAGTCCTTCTCGGTAGCAAACATCACCGACCAGTATCTCCAGGTCCTCGCCGACCTCCTCACCCAGCCCACCCGCCAAGCCAGCTAA
- the blaOXA gene encoding class D beta-lactamase, with protein MSLICIVFTLFQATQASPAPEQSTIVTLPAANIAQNLDFGRHFQDLEVEGSIIIYDSSNDRVFQHNPQRNTTAFLPASTFKILNSLISLETGVISDEIAVLTWDGISRKIPVWNRDLNMREAIKISAIWFYQVLARKVGHDRMQEWVTQVGYGNQQIGGSEDIDQFWLRGDLRITPQEQIQFLRRLYTNDLPFSERSISIVKDILIMEKTPDYTITGKTGWVGVADDVTPKIGWYVGYVEKGKNVYFFATNIDIRNESDPAARVELTRRCLQDLAVL; from the coding sequence ATTTCGTTGATCTGTATTGTCTTTACCCTCTTTCAGGCAACGCAAGCATCACCGGCCCCAGAACAGTCAACAATCGTGACGCTGCCTGCCGCAAATATTGCTCAAAACTTAGATTTTGGGCGACACTTCCAGGATTTGGAAGTTGAGGGCTCAATCATAATTTACGACTCGAGTAACGATCGAGTCTTTCAGCACAACCCCCAGCGCAATACAACCGCTTTTTTGCCTGCATCAACCTTCAAGATTCTCAACTCTCTGATCTCACTCGAAACCGGAGTCATTTCTGATGAAATTGCCGTTCTGACATGGGACGGAATTTCCAGAAAGATTCCCGTCTGGAATCGGGACTTGAATATGAGAGAGGCCATCAAGATTTCTGCCATCTGGTTCTATCAGGTTCTGGCTCGCAAAGTGGGGCACGACCGGATGCAAGAATGGGTGACCCAAGTGGGATACGGAAACCAACAGATTGGTGGAAGCGAAGATATTGATCAATTCTGGCTCCGGGGAGATCTGCGAATCACCCCCCAAGAGCAAATCCAGTTTCTCCGCCGTCTATACACGAATGATTTACCCTTTTCTGAGCGATCGATCTCTATTGTCAAAGACATCCTGATCATGGAGAAAACGCCAGACTATACAATCACTGGAAAGACGGGCTGGGTGGGGGTTGCAGATGACGTAACCCCAAAAATTGGGTGGTATGTTGGCTATGTGGAGAAGGGAAAGAATGTCTACTTTTTTGCCACCAACATCGACATTCGGAATGAGAGCGACCCCGCAGCCCGAGTGGAGTTAACGCGTCGCTGCCTTCAAGATCTAGCAGTGCTGTAA
- a CDS encoding HNH endonuclease gives MPISDELKQAIRERAKYLCEYCHSPERLSASHFTIDHLVPRSLGGSDELNNLALACRRCNERRYNFVAGIDPETQDIVPIFNPRKQRWADHFIWRDQGVLIEGTTPTGRATCIRLDLNDNRYVENDSIRAARRFWTQTGLHPPADNPCQA, from the coding sequence ATGCCCATTAGTGACGAACTCAAGCAAGCCATTCGAGAACGCGCCAAGTATCTTTGCGAGTATTGTCATTCCCCAGAGCGCTTGAGCGCTAGTCACTTTACCATCGATCATCTCGTTCCCAGATCCTTGGGCGGCTCTGATGAGCTCAACAATCTTGCACTTGCCTGTCGTCGTTGCAATGAGAGGCGCTACAACTTTGTGGCTGGCATTGATCCGGAGACTCAGGACATCGTTCCCATTTTTAATCCTCGTAAACAGAGGTGGGCCGATCATTTTATCTGGCGAGATCAGGGAGTTTTAATAGAAGGAACTACGCCAACAGGTCGCGCAACTTGCATTCGTCTTGATTTGAACGATAACCGCTATGTAGAGAACGATTCCATTCGAGCAGCGAGACGATTTTGGACGCAAACTGGATTGCACCCTCCAGCAGATAATCCGTGTCAGGCTTAA